A stretch of Astyanax mexicanus isolate ESR-SI-001 chromosome 21, AstMex3_surface, whole genome shotgun sequence DNA encodes these proteins:
- the dusp27 gene encoding serine/threonine/tyrosine-interacting-like protein 2: MASPSDNNTEEDQKVPDEDETPVVKDIQAHYLRCPSPSFSMMSDRFSTISDRFSMISGSDAESIFMEPIHLSSAIAAKKIINEELKPKDLKRASTPESMLESAEQLMVEDLYNRVKDMIDDRSLFNTPCVMDIQRALVQDRLEAPLNPVDEVWPNIFIGEKSVAVNKARLKRLGITHILNAGHGTGVYTGNNFYQGLNITYMGIEVDDFPDADISPHFRTCAEFLDEALLTHRGKVLVDSMMGVSRSAVLVAAYLMIFHNMSIMEALMEIRKKRAINPNEGFIKQLRQLNETLMEERDEDDDDTLSQCSVIDALARLEEESVFGVKANSIMVDEEEDTGSVMSSVASSAAAAALKAGILGGPNGPDQRATAKDPSLPGKDGECEDDDVDKMIQEWQKRNEKYQNEDWWEAQLLCEDGDNESLAEVGKSPGPQPDDLESVTSEDVQMLKDRIKRRPRRPPSDSVSTTSCSSYADLWKQRLKEIEEQAAARYRIKERDEDTCSEASQRKIDDDLESILSDSSSMYNFCQKNKENLTPLERWRIKRLQFGWNKKEAEADGKSGEQKEGEAETPVPSLEDVNITAYQTWKLKQQKKYGGEANKDEILEMSRGEDSATAKRRQRREELLERSRKTLEESQSVCGWETESSVSSIPLSAFCAGAFPSASVAGDDNMSVLSGRSSVLSGRSTRSQVPVPPAPPEPPVPVLGPNGEQMVNIANIQNWIANVVNETLMQKQAEMGMTGSLPPSRAGSVFSLGAGSAVGHGVDDDKSSVLSGSSYSSALPRYPNRAESVLSAGSRSASVLSAGVRANSVLSAGGASNLSSVSRLGSRRSKITTTSVPLYSLFQDQVNLHKLDTMEKEIKSDMREKMASYELKKITEDNKRSTLYKKKKQKDEDEDEDKEGDSSLGKSLGFNIDGPPEKPKPKRDFGRSGILNLPASANPDCSVDEWLQNVRPPSGKPSRFSDDTAEPRMSRPTYEEPQDIPEFDFSSRRSSIAAQEGDEEDYSFTSRYESYRDHSRDPSPEFSSQPRRMQLGAEASWNGASESSYYRTGRHLGRYETEEEDSYQEYTAKRKFTHSSRFEDSESTRTTRTSQNDEEDEEVSAFINQIRQRARARVAEELEDDEILSAWRKQKEDKSNNSNDS, translated from the exons ATGGCCTCACCAAGTGACAACAACACAGAGGAGGATCAGAAGGTTCCGGATGAAGATGAAACTCCTGTGGTGAAAGACATCCAAGCCCATTACCTACGCTGCCCTTCTCCAAG TTTCTCCATGATGTCAGACCGTTTCTCAACCATATCTGACCGGTTCTCCATGATCTCTGGGTCAGATGCTGAGAGCATTTTCATGGAACCCATTCACCTCTCCTCAGCTATCGCTGCCAAAAAGATCATAAATGAAG AACTGAAGCCCAAAGATCTAAAAAGGGCCTCAACCCCAGAGAGCATGCTGGAGTCAGCAGAGCAACTGATGGTGGAGGACCTGTACAATCGAGTAAAGGATATGATAGATGATCGCAGCCTCTTTAACACTCCCTGTGTGATGGACATCCAAAGAGCTCTGGTTCAGGATCGACTGGAGGCCCCACTGAACCCAGTGGATGAGGTCTGGCCCAACATCTTCATTGGAGAAAA ATCAGTAGCAGTCAACAAAGCTCGTCTGAAGCGCCTTGGAATCACTCACATCTTAAACGCAGGCCATGGGACTGGGGTCTACACAGGCAACAACTTCTACCAGGGATTAAACATCACTTACATGGGCATCGAGGTTGACGACTTCCCTGATGCTGACATCTCTCCACACTTCCGAACATGTGCTGAGTTTCTTGATGAGGCTTTGCTGACTCATAGGG GGAAAGTGCTGGTGGACTCCATGATGGGAGTAAGCCGCTCAGCAGTGTTGGTTGCTGCTTACTTAATGATCTTTCATAACATGTCCATCATGGAAGCACTGAtggaaatcagaaagaaacgagCAATCAACCCCAATGAGGGCTTCATAAAGCAGCTGCGTCAGCTCAATGAAACCTTGATGGAGGAACGAGATGAAGATGACGACGATACTCTCAGTCAGTGCTCCGTTATTGACGCTCTGGCTCGCCTAGAAGAAGAAAGCGTGTTTGGAGTCAAAGCGAATTCCATCATGGTGGACGAGGAGGAGGACACTGGCAGTGTTATGAGTAGTGTCGCCTcatctgctgctgccgctgctctgAAGGCAGGCATTCTTGGTGGACCAAATGGACCTGACCAGAGGGCAACTGCAAAGGATCCTTCACTCCCTGGGAAAGATGGCGAGTGTGAAGATGATGACGTGGACAAAATGATTCAGGAGTGGCAGAAGAGGAACGAGAAGTATCAGAACGAAGATTGGTGGGAGGCCCAGTTGTTGTGTGAGGATGGGGATAACGAGTCTCTTGCAGAGGTCGGAAAGTCTCCTGGTCCTCAGCCTGATGATCTGGAGAGTGTGACCAGTGAGGATGTGCAGATGCTGAAAGATCGTATCAAGCGCCGGCCTCGTCGACCGCCCAGTGACTCTGTGTCCACCACAAGCTGCAGCAGTTATGCAGATCTGTGGAAGCAACGTCTCAAGGAGATTGAGGAACAGGCAGCTGCAAGGTATCGCATCAAGGAACGAGATGAGGACACATGTAGTGAAGCAAGccagaggaagatagatgatgaTCTAGAGAGTATACTCTCTGACTCAAGCTCCATGTACAACTTCTGCCAGAAAAACAAGGAAAACCTGACCCCTCTGGAGCGATGGAGGATCAAGAGATTACAGTTTGGGTggaacaaaaaagaagcagaggcAGATGGCAAGAGTGGGGAACAGAAGGAAGGTGAGGCGGAGACCCCTGTTCCATCTTTAGAGGATGTCAACATTACAGCTTATCAGACTTGGAAGCTGAAGCAACAGAAAAAATATGGTGGTGAGGCGAACAAGGACGAGATTCTGGAGATGAGTCGCGGAGAGGACTCCGCCACCGCCAAGAGAAGGCAGCGAAGAGAGGAACTTTTGGAGCGCTCCAGGAAAACTCTAGAAGAGAGTCAATCGGTGTGTGGCTGGGAAACTGAAAGCTCTGTCAGTAGCATTCCACTATCTGCTTTCTGTGCAGGGGCTTTTCCTTCTGCAAGTGTTGCAGGAGACGATAATATGTCTGTCTTGAGTGGCAGGTCATCCGTCCTTTCAGGCCGTAGCACACGCTCCCAAGTCCctgtccctcctgccccacctgaACCACCTGTTCCAGTGCTGGGACCCAACGGAGAACAAATGGTTAACATCGCAAACATCCAAAACTGGATTGCCAACGTAGTCAATGAGACCCTCATGCAAAAGCAAGCTGAAATGGGGATGACGGGAAGTCTCCCTCCGTCTCGGGCAGGATCGGTTTTCAGTCTGGGTGCTGGTTCAGCTGTAGGACATGGGGTGGATGATGACAAGTCCTCAGTTCTCAGTGGATCATCCTACTCCAGCGCGTTACCCCGTTACCCCAACAGAGCTGAATCTGTGCTTTCTGCTGGCAGCAGGTCAGCATCTGTACTATCTGCAGGTGTAAGAGCGAACTCTGTTCTATCCGCTGGTGGAGCGTCCAATCTCTCCTCAGTTTCTAGGTTAGGCTCCCGGAGAAGCAAAATCACTACCACCAGTGTACCTCTGTACAGCTTATTCCAGGACCAGGTAAACCTGCACAAACTTGATACAATGGAAAAAGAAATCAAGTCTGACATGAGAGAAAAAATGGCTTCTTATGAGCTCAAGAAGATTACAGAAGACAACAAGCGCAGTACATTATACAAGAAGAAAAAGCAAAaggatgaggatgaggacgaGGATAAGGAGGGGGACAGCAGCCTTGGAAAGTCACTTGGATTTAACATTGATGGTCCTCCTGAAAAACCAAAACCCAAAAGAGATTTTGGTCGCTCAGGAATCCTCAACCTCCCTGCCTCGGCAAACCCCGACTGCAGTGTTGATGAATGGCTCCAAAATGTAAGACCCCCTTCAGGCAAGCCAAGCAGGTTTTCTGATGATACAGCAGAACCTCGCATGTCCAGGCCAACATATGAAGAACCCCAAGATATTCCAGAGTTCGACTTTTCAAGTCGCAGAAGCTCAATCGCAGCACAGGAAGGCGACGAGGAGGACTACAGCTTTACCTCCCGGTATGAAAGTTACAGAGACCATAGCAGAGATCCCAGTCCAGAATTTAGCAGCCAGCCAAGGAGGATGCAGCTTGGAGCAGAGGCCTCTTGGAATGGAGCTTCAGAGTCTAGTTATTACAGAACTGGGAGACATCTTGGTAGATATGAAACAGAAGAAGAGGACAGTTACCAGGAGTACACAGCAAAGCGCAAGTTTACTCATTCATCACGATTTGAAGACAGTGAGTCAACAAGAACGACCAGGACAAGCCAGAATGATGAAGAAGATGAGGAGGTATCTGCTTTTATTAATCAGATAAGACAGCGGGCGAGAGCACGAGTAGCTGAGGAGTTAGAAGATGACGAAATCCTCTCTGCATGGAGGAAACAAAAGGAAGACAAATCCAATAATAGTAATGACTCCTAA